A region of Pseudomonas saponiphila DNA encodes the following proteins:
- a CDS encoding RNA polymerase sigma factor produces the protein MMSALPPEPSDLDHPDLRGSRAHFLQVFLSQRAQMEALVSRRVGCRATAADLVQDLFLRFWRRPLVQVEELSTYLLRCAGNIAIDHLRSEGARVRVSEGWLPEQQDNQGCEPQAALEAGNDLRHVEAALRSLPQRTRQIFLLNRIHGRKYAEIAKVMGLSQSAVEKHMMRALEACKASLRAPSTPRTPRNAP, from the coding sequence ATGATGAGCGCCCTGCCACCGGAACCCTCCGATCTGGATCACCCCGATCTGCGGGGCAGTCGCGCGCATTTTCTCCAGGTGTTCCTGTCCCAGCGGGCGCAGATGGAAGCCCTGGTCAGCCGCCGGGTCGGTTGCCGGGCCACCGCCGCGGACCTGGTGCAGGACCTGTTCCTGCGTTTCTGGCGCCGGCCGCTGGTGCAGGTCGAAGAACTCAGCACCTACCTGCTGCGCTGTGCCGGCAACATCGCCATCGATCATCTGCGTAGCGAGGGCGCGCGGGTGCGGGTCAGCGAAGGCTGGCTGCCGGAGCAACAGGACAATCAGGGCTGCGAGCCCCAGGCCGCCCTGGAAGCCGGCAACGATCTGCGCCATGTCGAGGCCGCCCTGCGCAGCCTGCCGCAGCGTACCCGGCAGATCTTCCTGCTCAACCGCATCCACGGGCGCAAGTACGCCGAGATCGCCAAGGTCATGGGCCTGTCCCAAAGCGCCGTGGAAAAACACATGATGCGCGCCCTCGAAGCCTGCAAGGCCAGCCTGCGGGCCCCCTCGACCCCGCGCACGCCAAGGAATGCACCGTGA
- a CDS encoding FecR family protein, giving the protein MNHRSRVIPTPAQEQAALAWLSLLHDQPSSGDQATFSQWLQADPAHIEAYAQAQVLWELSEQPARTLADEDAFALQGLLRSMDAAKGRARRRWSAGLAMAASLVLAVALGTGWQPGRWVDDLGADYVSAPGQVHTVTLADQSQVTLDADSAIAVDFSGGERHVQLRRGAGFFSVSHTGAPFVVAAGEGETRVLGTQFEVRLQPAGAQVTVLSGRVAVTAAQGAAQQVLGAGQQVAYGHAVATPLHGVDSEAQLAWRQGWLNYYHAPLGEVVADLRRYFPGRIVLLNDELAARRVSGSFSSKDPQAVLDSLQAVLGFEQHQLFGRLLVLR; this is encoded by the coding sequence GTGAACCACCGCTCCCGCGTTATCCCGACGCCCGCCCAGGAACAGGCGGCCCTGGCCTGGCTGAGCCTGCTCCACGATCAGCCCAGCAGCGGTGATCAGGCGACCTTCAGCCAGTGGCTGCAGGCCGACCCCGCGCACATCGAGGCCTATGCCCAGGCCCAGGTGCTGTGGGAGTTGAGCGAACAGCCGGCGCGGACCCTGGCCGATGAGGACGCTTTTGCCCTGCAAGGCCTGCTGCGCTCCATGGACGCGGCCAAGGGCCGAGCGCGACGACGCTGGTCGGCGGGCCTGGCCATGGCCGCCAGCCTGGTGCTGGCGGTGGCCCTGGGCACCGGTTGGCAGCCTGGGCGCTGGGTCGATGACCTGGGGGCCGACTACGTTTCCGCGCCGGGCCAGGTGCACACCGTGACCCTGGCCGACCAGAGCCAGGTGACCCTGGACGCCGACAGCGCGATTGCCGTGGACTTCAGCGGCGGCGAGCGGCATGTGCAACTGCGCCGCGGCGCCGGATTCTTCAGTGTCAGCCACACCGGCGCGCCCTTCGTGGTGGCGGCCGGGGAGGGCGAGACACGGGTCCTGGGTACCCAGTTCGAAGTACGCCTGCAACCGGCGGGCGCGCAGGTCACGGTGCTGTCCGGGCGGGTCGCGGTCACGGCGGCCCAAGGCGCGGCGCAACAGGTCCTCGGCGCCGGCCAGCAAGTGGCCTACGGGCACGCTGTAGCGACCCCGTTGCACGGCGTCGACAGCGAGGCGCAACTGGCCTGGCGCCAGGGTTGGCTGAACTATTACCACGCGCCCCTGGGCGAGGTGGTGGCCGACCTGCGGCGCTATTTCCCCGGACGCATTGTGCTGCTCAACGACGAGTTGGCGGCGCGCCGGGTCAGCGGCAGTTTCTCCAGCAAGGACCCGCAAGCGGTCCTCGATTCCCTGCAGGCCGTCTTGGGCTTCGAGCAGCACCAGCTTTTTGGCCGACTCCTGGTTCTGCGCTGA
- a CDS encoding ExbD/TolR family protein, with product MRSWDVAKKKKAHIEIIPMIDVMMFLLVFFVLISLNVIPAVGIKTQLPVASTAQQLKPQNKAVITLGLQERLQLDGQDLDEGALLAQLKVLNNGSEKLVIIINSDQGVEVKRLVSVMDLLKGNGFSSVSIATRKS from the coding sequence ATGCGCAGCTGGGATGTCGCTAAAAAGAAGAAGGCCCACATCGAAATCATTCCGATGATCGACGTGATGATGTTTTTGCTGGTGTTCTTCGTACTCATCAGCCTCAACGTGATCCCGGCCGTAGGGATCAAGACGCAGTTGCCGGTCGCCAGCACCGCGCAACAGTTGAAGCCGCAAAACAAGGCGGTGATTACCCTGGGTCTGCAGGAACGTCTGCAACTGGACGGACAGGATCTGGATGAAGGGGCACTGTTGGCCCAACTCAAAGTGCTGAACAACGGCAGTGAAAAGTTGGTGATCATTATCAATAGCGATCAGGGCGTGGAAGTTAAGCGCCTGGTGTCGGTGATGGACTTGCTCAAGGGCAATGGCTTCTCTTCCGTCTCCATCGCTACACGCAAGTCCTGA
- a CDS encoding energy transducer TonB family protein: MFALYKTRKWLACLLPAGLLLLVIYTSQLQQLQIKPVYDESTVEIALVDAAELLAAAEPPPPPEPEPLPIEPEPPQVVPEEDPLVIEPPKPKPVVKPKPPVPKPMVAKPSPPKPAPAVAQSAPATPQPAAVAAAQPVAPAAAVPAPAPAPAAPSSAIKESLYTAALRKELEKHKQYPSGREASLQRPQGDVVIWLEVDRAGNVLDSGIENKAPNMLLNRAAQTSLRRVEKVSPFPSDAFSGKTKQRFTATFSYNVE, from the coding sequence ATGTTCGCCTTATATAAAACACGCAAGTGGCTGGCGTGCCTGCTGCCGGCTGGCCTGTTGTTGCTGGTGATCTATACCAGCCAGTTGCAGCAGTTGCAGATCAAGCCGGTGTACGACGAAAGCACCGTGGAAATTGCCCTGGTCGATGCCGCCGAACTGCTGGCCGCTGCCGAGCCACCGCCGCCGCCCGAGCCCGAGCCGTTGCCCATCGAGCCCGAGCCGCCGCAGGTGGTGCCGGAGGAAGACCCGCTGGTGATCGAGCCGCCCAAGCCCAAGCCGGTGGTCAAGCCCAAGCCGCCCGTGCCCAAGCCCATGGTGGCCAAGCCCTCGCCACCCAAGCCGGCTCCGGCCGTGGCCCAGAGCGCCCCAGCAACACCGCAACCCGCCGCGGTGGCCGCCGCCCAACCGGTGGCGCCAGCGGCCGCCGTACCTGCTCCGGCCCCCGCCCCCGCGGCGCCCAGCAGTGCCATCAAGGAAAGCCTGTACACCGCCGCTTTGCGCAAGGAACTGGAAAAGCACAAGCAATACCCCAGCGGCCGCGAGGCCTCGTTGCAACGTCCCCAGGGCGATGTGGTGATCTGGCTGGAAGTCGATCGGGCCGGCAACGTGCTCGACAGTGGCATCGAAAACAAGGCGCCGAACATGTTGCTCAATCGCGCCGCGCAAACCAGTTTGCGCCGCGTGGAGAAAGTTTCACCGTTTCCCTCGGACGCGTTCTCCGGCAAGACCAAGCAACGTTTTACCGCGACCTTTAGTTACAACGTGGAATAA
- a CDS encoding TonB-dependent receptor family protein translates to MKINKLYALLLASGLGSFAPLVLADDSVDVGAVNVAGKQTLGNGHMIKEESAKGRSTVTKEAMDQMAPTANAVDKLKYTPGINVSSTDATGLSGTNFTMRGMNSDQVGLSSDGFPINDSGDYSIYPNLMGDPENLSEVFVTQGSSEADGPHIGSSGGNIGLVTIRPTKDFGVFAKQSIGSNNVRKSFARLNTGDLGGFKTWVSASHTEGDKWRGKGTLRADKVEWNTLFEDGNGNSTNAIVKYNLQENYNYNSLSKAQFQNQGRRLDYSENTVFKNGSVSQSYKLNRNPFESVTASLTQRFQLRDDLSLTFNPYYVWSNGGSFSGQTANSLSASSNKAGNYDLTGLPSGTYYRPSWTETWRPGMSTKLKWDLNDAHSLDVGYWYERARHRQTQPFIGIKGNGAPENVWGDYNGSDQLVDRNGVTVQGRHQYTVTPAQKLWVQDTWQATPDLTLTGVLAYQHVERDGNNLGSLTDKPEKRDTKYHEFLPGFNAKYQIDPNNQAFYNVTRNMRTPPNYVLYNKGDSISLKPELSWNQELGWRYSEENMALSATLFYISFKDRQISTTDLNGDYVVANVGEVKNRGLELEWSGKLPHDFNYYASYTYTKSEQMNDLTNKNVLLPTSGKQLANVPENMFNLSLGYDDSRYYGNVVGKYVGAFYGDLTNDEKIAGRTVVDLNAGIYLPVDKKVLKSATLRFSMLNVFDKEYLASTRTVSFNSQSTNGLAPSTAYYNVGEERTAMVSLEAGF, encoded by the coding sequence GTGAAGATCAATAAACTTTATGCCCTGCTTCTGGCATCGGGCCTGGGCAGTTTTGCGCCATTGGTTCTGGCCGACGACAGCGTCGACGTCGGTGCGGTGAACGTTGCCGGTAAACAGACCCTGGGCAACGGCCACATGATCAAGGAAGAAAGCGCCAAGGGGCGCTCCACCGTGACCAAGGAGGCCATGGACCAGATGGCCCCCACCGCCAACGCCGTGGACAAGCTCAAGTACACCCCGGGGATCAACGTCTCCAGCACCGACGCCACGGGCCTTAGCGGCACCAACTTCACCATGCGCGGGATGAACTCCGACCAGGTCGGGCTGTCTTCCGACGGTTTCCCGATCAACGATTCGGGGGACTACAGCATCTACCCCAACCTGATGGGCGACCCGGAGAACTTAAGCGAAGTCTTCGTCACCCAGGGTTCATCCGAGGCCGACGGCCCGCACATCGGCTCCAGCGGTGGCAACATCGGCCTGGTGACCATCCGCCCGACCAAGGATTTTGGCGTGTTCGCCAAGCAGTCCATCGGCTCGAACAACGTGCGCAAGAGCTTCGCCCGCTTGAACACCGGCGACCTGGGCGGCTTCAAGACCTGGGTTTCGGCGTCCCACACCGAGGGCGACAAGTGGCGTGGCAAGGGCACCCTGCGCGCCGACAAGGTCGAGTGGAACACCCTGTTCGAAGACGGTAACGGCAACTCCACCAACGCCATCGTCAAGTACAACCTGCAGGAAAACTACAACTACAACAGCCTGAGCAAGGCCCAGTTCCAGAACCAGGGCCGGCGCCTGGACTACTCGGAAAACACCGTGTTCAAGAACGGCAGCGTGTCCCAGTCCTACAAGCTCAACCGCAATCCCTTCGAAAGCGTGACTGCTTCGCTGACCCAGCGCTTCCAGCTGCGCGACGACCTGAGCCTGACCTTCAACCCGTACTACGTGTGGTCCAACGGCGGCAGCTTCAGCGGCCAGACTGCCAACAGCCTGTCCGCCAGCTCGAACAAGGCAGGCAACTACGACCTCACCGGCTTGCCCAGCGGCACCTACTACCGGCCGTCGTGGACCGAAACCTGGCGCCCCGGCATGAGTACCAAGCTCAAGTGGGACCTCAACGACGCCCACAGCCTGGATGTCGGCTACTGGTACGAGCGCGCCCGTCACCGTCAGACCCAGCCCTTCATCGGCATCAAGGGCAACGGTGCTCCGGAAAATGTCTGGGGCGACTACAACGGCTCCGACCAACTGGTGGACCGCAACGGCGTCACGGTCCAGGGCCGGCACCAGTACACCGTGACCCCGGCGCAGAAACTCTGGGTGCAGGACACCTGGCAGGCGACCCCGGACCTGACCCTCACCGGGGTCCTGGCCTACCAGCACGTGGAACGTGACGGCAACAACCTCGGCAGCCTCACCGACAAGCCGGAAAAACGCGACACCAAGTACCACGAGTTCTTGCCGGGCTTCAACGCCAAGTACCAGATCGACCCGAACAACCAGGCGTTCTACAACGTCACCCGCAACATGCGCACGCCGCCCAACTACGTGCTCTACAACAAGGGTGATTCCATCAGCCTGAAACCCGAGCTGAGCTGGAACCAGGAGCTGGGCTGGCGCTACAGCGAAGAGAACATGGCCCTGAGCGCGACCCTGTTCTACATCAGCTTCAAGGACCGGCAGATCTCCACCACCGACCTCAACGGCGACTACGTCGTGGCCAACGTCGGCGAAGTGAAGAACCGCGGCCTGGAGCTGGAGTGGAGCGGCAAGTTGCCCCACGACTTCAACTACTACGCCTCCTACACCTACACCAAGTCCGAGCAGATGAACGACCTGACCAACAAGAACGTGCTGCTGCCGACCTCCGGCAAGCAACTGGCCAACGTGCCGGAAAACATGTTCAACCTGAGCCTGGGCTACGACGACTCGCGCTACTACGGCAACGTGGTCGGCAAGTACGTCGGCGCCTTCTATGGCGACCTGACCAACGACGAGAAGATCGCCGGGCGCACCGTGGTCGACCTCAACGCCGGTATCTACCTGCCGGTGGACAAGAAGGTGCTGAAGTCCGCGACCCTGCGCTTCTCCATGCTCAACGTGTTCGACAAGGAATACCTGGCCTCGACCCGCACCGTGTCGTTCAACAGTCAGAGCACCAACGGCCTGGCGCCGAGCACCGCCTACTACAACGTCGGTGAGGAACGCACCGCGATGGTCTCCCTGGAAGCCGGGTTCTGA
- a CDS encoding MotA/TolQ/ExbB proton channel family protein — protein sequence MDMNLLHDITFYTMYGAAAIAAFIAVERGIYFSFSLRQAKKLESVLNPKMHSVDDLPAELRQRNSLPLEMVAELFAHKQGLASHKDLEDLSESIYIATRSKLMHGLWLLETVVTAAPLLGLLGTILGIIDTFKALAETGVSDPGEVSKGIGTALYATALGIAIALGSMIFHNHFQDRVERITDHLKILLLRAGMGTALKAPAPAATIQGNLQPA from the coding sequence ATGGACATGAATCTGCTGCACGACATCACCTTCTACACCATGTACGGCGCCGCCGCGATTGCCGCCTTTATCGCCGTGGAGCGGGGCATCTACTTCAGTTTCAGCCTGCGCCAGGCGAAGAAACTGGAGAGCGTGCTCAACCCGAAAATGCACAGCGTCGACGACCTGCCCGCCGAGCTGCGCCAGCGCAACAGCCTGCCCCTGGAGATGGTCGCCGAGCTGTTTGCCCACAAGCAGGGGCTGGCCAGCCACAAGGACCTGGAAGACTTGAGCGAGTCGATCTACATCGCCACCCGCAGCAAGCTGATGCATGGCCTGTGGCTGTTGGAAACCGTGGTTACCGCCGCGCCCTTGCTGGGCCTTCTGGGCACCATCCTGGGGATCATCGACACCTTCAAGGCCCTGGCCGAAACCGGCGTCAGCGACCCGGGCGAAGTGTCCAAGGGCATCGGCACCGCGCTCTATGCCACGGCCCTGGGCATCGCCATCGCCCTGGGCAGCATGATCTTCCACAACCACTTCCAGGACCGGGTCGAGCGCATCACCGACCACCTGAAGATCCTCCTGCTGCGCGCCGGCATGGGCACCGCGCTGAAGGCCCCCGCGCCCGCAGCCACGATCCAGGGCAACCTGCAACCGGCCTGA
- a CDS encoding bifunctional metallophosphatase/5'-nucleotidase, with the protein MSRLRPMPRLLGALTLALVALAGCSSLTREPQPVAVNIVAINDLHGYLQANPFSYKDPQAPGGVRKLAAGGIATLGGMLTQLRQQDPQLLFIGAGDLVGGSPPLSAMWADEPTLEALRQMGMKLSAIGNHELDNGKAEFLRQLNGGCQSSRPDKACQFRPNYPGSGFPYLAANLLDSDTGQPLLPAYRIEEVRGVKVAFVGAVLRDVASVVSAKGMRGLQVTDEADAINRLIPELNAQGVNAIVAVVHQGGATPEPFDQPDCSQLSGDIVEVAKRLDPAVDVLVSAHSHQGYLCKVGPLLVTQGNAYGHLLTHLTLQVTPGQHRVASIQAANLLADPARYPQDSALAQLQQQVEARSNQVLLKPVGAIAASPIARRADAAGEMPIGDLIADAHLAGGRAGGAQIAFMNTGGIRSDLALEPGQTQVNYGQLATLQPFNNNLIAFDLTGRQIEQVLNQQWKGADDANILQVSQGFSYRWDAKRPPDSRVVPGSLRLNGQPLRAEANYRVVMNGFLADGGDRFSLFKSGRNRSDLGLSDLDAMLQYLKAMDQQGRPVGSSTSAGRIQRSL; encoded by the coding sequence ATGTCCCGTCTTCGTCCCATGCCCCGGCTGCTGGGTGCACTGACCCTGGCCCTGGTCGCCCTGGCCGGTTGCAGCTCGCTGACCCGCGAGCCGCAACCGGTGGCGGTGAACATCGTCGCCATCAACGATTTGCACGGCTACCTGCAAGCCAACCCCTTCAGCTACAAGGACCCGCAGGCCCCGGGCGGGGTGCGCAAGCTTGCGGCTGGCGGCATCGCCACCCTCGGCGGCATGCTCACCCAGCTGCGCCAACAGGACCCGCAGCTGCTGTTCATCGGCGCTGGCGATCTGGTGGGCGGCAGCCCGCCGCTGTCGGCGATGTGGGCCGACGAGCCGACCCTGGAGGCCCTGCGCCAGATGGGCATGAAGCTCAGCGCCATCGGCAACCACGAACTGGACAACGGCAAGGCCGAGTTCCTGCGCCAGCTCAACGGCGGCTGCCAGTCGTCGCGGCCGGACAAGGCCTGCCAGTTCCGCCCGAACTACCCCGGCAGCGGTTTCCCCTACCTGGCGGCCAACCTGCTGGACAGCGACACCGGCCAGCCGCTGTTGCCGGCCTATCGCATCGAGGAAGTGCGCGGGGTCAAGGTGGCCTTCGTCGGCGCGGTGTTGCGGGATGTGGCCTCGGTGGTCAGCGCCAAGGGCATGCGTGGTTTGCAGGTGACCGATGAAGCCGATGCCATCAACCGGCTGATCCCCGAGCTCAACGCCCAGGGGGTCAACGCCATCGTCGCCGTGGTGCATCAGGGCGGCGCGACCCCGGAGCCGTTCGACCAGCCGGACTGTTCGCAACTGAGCGGCGATATCGTCGAGGTGGCCAAGCGCCTGGACCCGGCGGTGGACGTGCTGGTCAGCGCCCACTCGCACCAGGGCTACTTGTGCAAGGTCGGCCCGCTGCTGGTGACCCAGGGCAATGCCTACGGCCATCTGCTGACCCACCTGACCCTGCAAGTGACACCGGGCCAGCACCGGGTGGCGAGCATCCAGGCGGCCAACCTGCTGGCCGATCCGGCGCGTTATCCACAGGACTCGGCTCTGGCGCAGTTGCAACAACAGGTCGAGGCCCGCAGCAATCAGGTGTTGCTCAAGCCGGTGGGGGCCATTGCCGCCTCGCCGATTGCCCGGCGCGCCGATGCCGCCGGGGAAATGCCGATTGGCGACCTGATCGCCGACGCCCATCTGGCCGGCGGCCGGGCGGGCGGTGCGCAGATCGCCTTCATGAACACTGGCGGGATTCGCAGCGACCTGGCCCTGGAACCCGGGCAGACTCAGGTCAACTACGGGCAACTGGCGACCCTGCAGCCGTTCAACAACAACCTGATTGCCTTCGACCTCACCGGCCGACAGATCGAACAGGTGCTCAACCAGCAGTGGAAGGGCGCGGACGATGCCAACATCCTGCAAGTGTCCCAGGGCTTCAGCTATCGCTGGGATGCCAAGCGTCCGCCGGACAGCCGCGTGGTGCCCGGCAGCCTGCGCCTCAATGGCCAGCCGCTGCGTGCCGAGGCGAACTACCGGGTGGTGATGAACGGTTTCCTGGCCGATGGCGGCGACCGCTTCAGCCTGTTCAAGAGCGGCCGCAACCGCAGCGACCTCGGGCTCAGTGACCTCGACGCAATGCTCCAGTACCTCAAGGCCATGGACCAGCAGGGCCGGCCAGTGGGCTCCAGCACCAGCGCCGGGCGTATCCAGCGATCCCTGTAG
- a CDS encoding TonB-dependent siderophore receptor, with product MKSRAHSAANASVKRWFGASALVVSGAALLPLSVALAAQVGAEQHSALFNFSIAAKPLPQALSDFTRVTGISVVYTDDAPYSLQAPAISGQLSADQALQQLLGNSGFTYRHSDARTLVLEPLPKSAGLNLAPTSITAQGPDDSTSYQPPATTSVARSQALNQEIPQIINVVPAQVLKDQTPRNLDDALKNVSGITQTNTLGGTQDAVLLRGFGDNRNGSIMRDSMPVVQGRALNATAERVEVLKGPSSLLYGIQDPGGVINVVSKKPELQQSTSLTVRGSTYGSGKNGSGGSLDTTGPLGDSGLAYRLIVDHEDEDYWRNFGTHRESLVAPSLAWYGESTKVLLAYEHREFLTPFDRGTAIDPKTNHPLDIPATRRLDEPFNNMEGRSDLYRFEVDHELSDDWKAHFGYSWNRETYDASQVRLTAVNANGTLTRSMDGTQGALTTDRYATASLEGKVQLGGMQHDLVFGLDDEYRKIYRADLIRQKSRTTFNYLNPVYGREVAGTTVSAPDSDQTDLLRSDSLFFQDAIHLTDQWILVGGGRFQEYDQYAGKGRPFHANTDSNGQKFVPRAGLVYRYTDQLSFYGSYTESFKPNSSIAQLAGGTAVLDGSIAPEEAKSWELGAKLDIPGRITASAALFDITKRNVLVSTATATETVTSVAGEVHSQGLELDLTGQLTDQWSLIGSYAYTDTEVTKDTQYKGKQLQNVAKNSGSLSAVYDFGSLIGGDRLRVGAGARYVGQRAGDAPNSFDLPGYTVADAFATYDTRLEGQKVKFQLNVKNLFDKTYYTSSASKFFVSMGDARQVSLSSTLEF from the coding sequence ATGAAGTCCAGGGCACATTCGGCGGCAAACGCTTCGGTCAAACGGTGGTTCGGCGCTTCGGCGCTGGTGGTTTCAGGGGCGGCGCTGCTGCCTCTGAGTGTTGCATTGGCAGCCCAGGTCGGTGCCGAGCAACACAGCGCGCTGTTCAACTTTTCCATCGCGGCCAAGCCGTTGCCCCAAGCCCTGAGCGATTTCACCCGGGTCACCGGGATCAGCGTGGTCTACACCGACGACGCGCCCTACAGCCTCCAGGCACCTGCGATCAGCGGCCAGCTCAGCGCCGACCAGGCGCTGCAGCAGCTGTTGGGCAATTCCGGTTTCACCTACCGGCACAGCGATGCCCGCACCCTGGTTCTCGAACCCTTGCCGAAAAGCGCCGGGTTGAACCTGGCGCCCACCAGCATCACCGCCCAGGGGCCTGACGACAGCACCAGCTACCAGCCGCCGGCCACCACCTCGGTGGCCCGTAGCCAGGCGCTGAACCAGGAAATCCCGCAGATCATCAACGTGGTCCCGGCCCAGGTGCTGAAGGACCAGACCCCGCGCAACCTGGATGACGCCCTGAAGAACGTCAGTGGCATCACCCAGACCAACACCCTGGGCGGCACCCAGGACGCGGTGTTGCTGCGCGGTTTTGGCGACAACCGCAACGGTTCGATCATGCGCGACAGCATGCCGGTGGTGCAGGGCCGGGCGCTGAATGCCACGGCGGAGCGGGTTGAAGTGCTCAAGGGGCCGTCGTCGCTGCTGTACGGCATCCAGGACCCGGGCGGGGTGATCAACGTCGTCAGCAAGAAGCCTGAGTTGCAACAGTCCACTTCCTTGACCGTGCGCGGCTCGACCTACGGCTCGGGCAAGAACGGCAGCGGTGGCAGCCTGGACACCACCGGTCCGCTCGGCGACTCCGGGTTGGCCTACCGCTTGATCGTCGATCACGAAGACGAAGATTACTGGCGCAACTTCGGCACCCACCGCGAATCCCTGGTGGCGCCGTCCCTGGCCTGGTATGGCGAGAGCACCAAGGTGCTGCTGGCCTATGAACACCGCGAATTTCTGACCCCGTTCGACCGCGGCACGGCCATCGACCCCAAGACCAATCACCCGCTGGACATTCCCGCCACCCGGCGCCTGGACGAGCCGTTCAACAACATGGAAGGGCGCTCGGACCTGTATCGCTTCGAAGTCGACCACGAGCTCAGCGACGACTGGAAAGCCCACTTCGGCTACAGCTGGAACCGCGAAACCTACGACGCCAGCCAGGTGCGCCTGACCGCGGTGAATGCCAACGGCACCCTGACTCGAAGCATGGACGGCACCCAGGGCGCCCTGACCACCGACCGCTATGCCACCGCCAGCCTGGAAGGCAAGGTGCAACTGGGCGGCATGCAGCACGACCTGGTGTTCGGCCTGGACGACGAGTACCGCAAGATCTACCGCGCCGACCTGATCCGGCAGAAAAGCCGGACCACCTTCAACTACCTGAACCCGGTCTACGGTCGGGAAGTGGCCGGCACCACGGTCAGCGCCCCGGACAGCGACCAGACCGACCTGCTGCGCAGCGACTCGCTGTTCTTCCAGGACGCCATCCACCTCACCGACCAGTGGATCCTGGTGGGCGGCGGGCGCTTCCAGGAATACGACCAGTACGCCGGCAAGGGCCGGCCGTTCCACGCCAACACCGACAGCAACGGGCAGAAGTTCGTGCCCCGTGCCGGGCTGGTGTATCGCTACACCGACCAGCTGTCGTTCTACGGCAGCTACACCGAGTCGTTCAAACCCAACTCCAGCATCGCCCAGCTGGCTGGCGGCACCGCGGTGCTGGACGGCTCCATCGCCCCGGAAGAGGCCAAGTCCTGGGAGCTGGGCGCCAAACTCGACATCCCCGGGCGCATCACCGCCAGCGCGGCGCTGTTCGACATCACCAAGCGCAATGTGCTGGTGTCCACGGCCACCGCCACCGAGACCGTCACCAGCGTCGCCGGTGAAGTGCACTCCCAGGGCCTGGAGCTGGACCTGACCGGGCAGCTCACGGATCAGTGGAGCCTGATCGGCAGCTATGCCTACACCGACACCGAGGTGACCAAGGACACCCAGTACAAGGGCAAGCAACTGCAGAACGTGGCCAAGAACAGCGGCTCGCTGTCGGCGGTCTACGACTTCGGCAGCCTGATCGGCGGCGACCGCCTGCGGGTCGGCGCCGGGGCTCGTTATGTCGGCCAGCGCGCCGGGGACGCGCCCAACAGCTTCGACCTGCCGGGCTACACCGTGGCCGATGCCTTCGCCACCTACGACACCCGGCTCGAAGGGCAGAAGGTCAAGTTCCAGCTCAACGTGAAGAACCTGTTCGACAAGACCTACTACACCTCGTCGGCCAGCAAGTTCTTCGTGTCCATGGGTGATGCTCGCCAAGTATCGCTGTCCAGCACCCTGGAGTTCTGA
- a CDS encoding YncE family protein — MKALTLSAFLAFCGVAQAASPTDERLYHREQQVQLPGAGSSWGFISLDPTRPYLYVARRENGLSVFDVDKQRLLRTVEQSQGANGVVALPELNRLLVLNTDGSLGLVELSTLKPLKRIAVTQSNLNSAVYEPRTGQVIIVSGRRADRSTLFVFDPKEERITAAHELAVKKIDPLLLKGDGSFFLPMRDEGIVARLSSSSFKVLDRWQYPDCQRPSALAQDEQRGRLFVACRGERPLLLVLDRDSGALKASLPITRDVNALAYDPQARRLLIASGVDANLSVIAQLDADRYQALGSVSTQPMAYNMAFDPRSQRVYLAAMDFTQPAASPADPKPDPLFHANTFKVITLAP; from the coding sequence ATGAAGGCCCTGACCCTGAGTGCGTTCCTGGCGTTTTGCGGCGTGGCCCAGGCCGCCTCGCCAACGGATGAGCGCCTGTACCACCGCGAGCAGCAAGTGCAGTTGCCGGGTGCCGGCAGCAGCTGGGGCTTTATCTCCCTGGACCCGACCCGGCCCTACCTTTACGTGGCCCGGCGCGAGAACGGCCTGAGCGTGTTCGATGTGGACAAGCAGCGTCTGCTGCGCACCGTCGAGCAATCACAGGGAGCCAACGGCGTGGTGGCGCTGCCCGAACTGAACCGTCTGCTGGTGCTCAACACCGACGGCAGCCTGGGGCTGGTGGAGTTATCCACACTCAAGCCGCTCAAGCGCATCGCCGTGACCCAGAGCAACCTCAATAGCGCGGTGTACGAGCCGCGCACCGGGCAGGTGATCATCGTCAGCGGGCGCCGGGCCGATCGTTCGACCCTGTTCGTGTTCGATCCCAAGGAGGAACGGATCACTGCGGCCCATGAGCTGGCGGTGAAGAAGATCGACCCCTTGCTGCTCAAGGGCGATGGCAGTTTCTTTTTGCCGATGCGCGACGAAGGCATCGTCGCGCGGTTGTCCTCCAGCAGCTTCAAGGTCCTGGATCGCTGGCAGTATCCCGACTGTCAGCGGCCCAGTGCCCTGGCCCAGGATGAACAGCGTGGGCGGCTGTTCGTCGCCTGCCGCGGTGAGCGGCCGCTGCTGCTGGTGCTCGACCGCGACAGCGGCGCGCTGAAGGCCAGCCTGCCGATCACCCGCGACGTCAACGCCCTGGCCTACGACCCCCAGGCCCGGCGCTTGCTGATTGCCAGCGGGGTGGACGCCAACCTCAGCGTCATCGCCCAGCTCGACGCCGACCGCTACCAGGCCCTGGGCAGCGTCAGCACCCAGCCCATGGCCTACAACATGGCATTCGACCCCCGCAGTCAGCGGGTCTATCTGGCGGCGATGGACTTCACCCAGCCGGCCGCCAGCCCGGCCGACCCCAAGCCGGATCCGCTGTTTCACGCCAATACCTTCAAGGTCATCACCCTGGCGCCCTAG